TGGATTTCATTGTGATTTATGTAATGAACCAACACAAAATATTCCATTATTTGGAAGTGTGGGAAGGGGATATGACATGGAACTCAAAATAGTTTACAAATAAAAATCTGATAAGTGTTGAGTGCATAtgtattcacccccccccccccccctgagtcaATACCTGGTTTCGCTGCAATTGCAGCTGCACGTCTTTTGGGGTATGTCTCTAGCAGCTTTGCACTTGAGATGGAAATGTTTGTCCATTAGGTGAAAAAAAGGAACAGCTGTGGaacctctctcccttctctgcAGGTGGGCGCATGTATAGTGAACCAGGAGAATAAGATAGTTGGCATTGGTTACAATGGTATGCCCAACGGCTGTGATGATGACCAGCTACCCTGGTCCCGTTCTGCTGACAACCGGCTTGACACAAAATACCCCTATGGTGAGaatgcatgcgcacacacacacttcctgctaTAACCTCACTTTAATTTTTGATAATGAAGAAAGGTTTCTGCTTCTCCGTTGATCAGAAGGGCACATAATCATCTGCATCTTTCTCTAGTTAAAATGGCCACCTTGACTAAATTGACCACGTGGTGTTTAGACTGAGACTTGTACTTCCACCCCAATACATTGGAGTTTACTGGAATTGTTTCTgtggttcttttttttaaagtactgaAAATGCATTGAAAGTCAACAGCAGCATCTATTTCCAGAAGTGGTGTTATGGTTATTCATCATCCACAAACCTCACTGTGGAAAGTTCATTGGAACTATTTGAAACCAAATGTAACTAAATGGATGTCGACTGGTTCTATGCTTATGTTGACAAGAGAAGTAAGTGTGTTTTTGGTCCATTTCTCCAGTTTCATAGAGAACACACACCACCAGGGATCGTGTATGTTATGCCTGTGCCTCGTCAAAGGTTTGCTTGTGGCTTGATTGCAAAACAACCTAAAAGTCACTTGTACTGACTGGGTATCACGCCACTCTGTCCCTCAGTGTGCCACGCCGAGATGAATGCCATTATGAACAAGAACAGCGCTGACGTGAAAGGCTGCACCATGTATGTGGCTTTGTTCCCCTGCAACGAGTGTGCCAAGCTCATCATCCAGGCCGGTAAGTGTCtatactcactcactcactcactcttacCTCCCGCGGTACCAGCAGCTGTAATCCTGTATGCATTGTCTACATATATTTGGTGTCTTGCTTTGACACATTGTTGTTTCCAATGCTGCAGCTAATCTAGGAATttggtctctttctctctacagTATGACATGTATGCAATTTTGACTTTTGGACAAAAGAAAAGTCTagcattattttaattttgattTTTACAATTTAAAGGTTTTATTGGACTTATGTGAGTATCAACAAATATGTGTTAAATTTATATACATGACCTTGTCAACCTTGTGTTGGCATGTGGCATTTATTTAGAACCTGTAATAGTCTACCCACAgaaccctcttctgtcagaccattaactcataacttttgagtttatactaccggagtgtacaccatTGGTCGAAGGTTTCTACatcagatgtctaactgacagtgctggaGCTAAATTTAatgaagcgattccttctgtatttgattcaatGTGAGAATGAAACTAGACTCGATagtccctctgaagaagaagaagacgacggaGAGGcaaaggaggtttgctccctgggtATAACCCTTAGACCTGCAAACTAAAGCAGACATCACGAAAGCATATGGCATTCCACCCATTTGGAAGAATCAcacttagtttggcgagatagtcatAAAACATATAAGGCCCTCCATAATGCCacagcagcctattactcataaGCAATAGATCAAAATAAGATCAACCCCCGGTTTCTCTTTAgtactgtagccaggctgacagtcacagctctgtggagccgagtattcctatagacctcagtagtaatgactttatgaacttcttttacattacatgtcatttagcagacgcttttatccaaagcgacttacattcaacctagagtacaaactaagaacaacaagaatacagaaagtaacatttactcaacatagtcgaactacaaacagtctggatttcgagtgattagctcgaagtgaccAGTTGAGCAGCTGCATTCTGGAAAGCTGCAGAgttcggatggccttagcaggtagaccagccaggagggaggtgaccagccaggagggagttgcagtagtcggggTGTTCTTCAATGATAAGATACTAAATATTAAACAAGATTAATTTTCTCCTGCCAACCTATCCTCAAATAAAGTAACCGTAGAAACAGCTGTCTGTTGTCTGCGAGGCAATATGAGACAGCGTGTTATTCCAGCGACTGCTCTGCTGACCATCCGGAAAAAACATGTGTATTGCAAGCGGCAGACTGCGCTAGAATATGGCGGTCACGGAACTTTGTTTgccttctttgttttgtttttttgtcacagACTCGTGCTTATTAACGACGTCGGTTTTGAACATGCAATTTATTTCTAATGTGTTACACTTTTGAACAAAAGGTGTCttttatcaaaacacatttgtcatAACCCCAAAAAATCATACATCCAAACATTTGTTATCATAACTTACCATGTTATCATACATGGTCACCTGTTCTCATCTGGTCAAAAACGGTGtgctcctgctggtctagtAACCCCTGGCCCTCGTGCTCCTTTCTTATATTGGCCTCTGTCCTAATTGATCGCGGCCctccgccctctagtggtgggaggtccaacaaaacaagtaaaatgtctaacgttttttttatttggcaaTTCTGCATCACTTCATAATCAATCCCTCCCTCTGTCCAGGTATCAAGGATGTGGTCTATCATTCTGATAAGTACCATAGGAGTCTGGAGACGGAAGCTTCTAGAAGGCTGCTCACTATGGCACGCATAGAATTCAGGTGAGTAACATGTTTATACATACCGGAACAagtggaaatgtaaaaaaattgatTATGCACATGAAACGAGGGAAGCATTAAGATAAACACATAAAGGAACATAATACAGATCCTTGGTTCCCCAGCAACACACCCACCTCGTGTGATGTACCTCAGGCTCATTCCATTATAGTGCAATGAAACTATCCAGCTTTATAATGGAATTGAAAGCCCCACTTTGCCAACATTCCTAGTTAAAGAGAGGATGAAAAGTAAAGCTAGACGACATATGCCTGTGGCCCCCCCATCACTAAATCCACCCAAAACAAAACCCATGCAAATGACATATTGTACACTCTGATTCGATGAAAAAACACAAGGCCCAGACTTTATTGTGAGGCCCTTGGCCCCAAACTGATTTATAATATTTAGATATAAGAATATTGAATTCTGTTATCCTGAGACCTTTTACCCCTAAATAACGTATtcataaataacacattttactGGTTATTGATCACAAATAAGAAAGGTAGTGGGCAACATGCATATGGGTAACTCCAGATAAGTGCTCTTCATAGGTAAAACACAGCTCTAGTTCTAGTTGGATTAATGTTGAATATAATGGGAGCTTTTGACACGACCCTTCTTGACTCTTCTCCTGATTTGAAAGGATTGGATCCACCACAGTGAACAGTAGCAGTCATGACCTCCAGGAAGTGGGTGGTAATGACTGAGGTTTGAGGGTGCTTGAAGTGCTCCAAGACATGCCAGAGGTGTCCTGGTTGATATAAATGAACAGGTCAGAACTGGTCAGGTCTCTAAAGCTGAGGAATAGCTCCTTGTGCCTCTGCAAAGATTGTCTGTCTCAGACCATGTTGGTCATGTCTGGCAGGAAAACAGGCGGAGTGGAAGCAGACAACGGCCCGGAGTGAGTGAAGCATAAGGACCTTTTAAAGCCAACCGGAAGGCTGCTTCTAATATGTATGAACAGCAGAGCAGCTTGTTACTTTGCTTGTCAGTTTAGTGGCGGGGCAGTACCAGTTTTGAATTAAAGCTTCATTCTTATTTGGCCAATAATTAGGCAACCTAAATATTCTTTAAGGCACCGACTACAACAGATATGTATGAAAACGCCCTCTGCTTACTTTGTATAGCTCTACATGTAAAACAGAGCATGAGGACATCTTAGCACAACAGATGTAAGTTTCTTTTCTACGGACCTGAAATGAACCCCGTCATTCCATCACGACACTTATAATCCAGAACTGAAGTTTGTATAGACATGATCCTGGTTTGGCATCTACTGTGGATGCTTCTAGCAGTAAGAGTCCAGTGCAAGAGATATTTTGTCATGGTGGGCTCCTGAGGCCATATTCTTTTTTGGGCTATTACCTTTGTCAGATTAGTTAATTTTGTGAGAAAGCTTTTCCCAAACAAGCttaacgcgtgtgtgtgtgtgttttcttctttgtgTTTCGGCAGGCAGTTCAAGCCCAAGAGGACTGAGATTGTCATTGATTTTAATTCCATTAACAACCCTGGAATGCTGAACAGCGCGACCAAGTGAAAACGCAAACGGCCCacctgagggaggaagaggccgACTGATGAGATTTAAAGGGACTTTGATGCCTTTCTTCTGTGTGTCTTCTTGCCCCCTGCTATGTCCAAAGGAAAAGTGAAGGATACCTTGACTTTGGTGCCTTTTTTATATTCTGGTTAACTGTATATTCAAGATAGTTTGATTTGGCCCTTTGAGGATGGTGCTTCCCCCTTTTAGAACTCCCTTTTGGGTTCACACGTACACAAGGACTCTGAACCCACTTCCTCAAGTGTTGATTTTAAAAATGATTGTTGTGAATCTGATCTTCTCATCCTTCTGTTTTGGGTGAAAACCTGAAATATACTTATTTTCTctccaaaaaaaagtttgagattAGTGTTTAGGCTCCTTGGCAATTGGTTTATTTGACCTTTCACATTTACAGTGTTATTTGATTCATCCAACCAGAAAGTAGCGACTGTTATGATGTAGTGTCAGTGTAATTTTTCCTTGAAACAGGCATCTAATACAGAAATAAGGTCCCAAGGAAGCACACCTGAGACTTATTTCTTCAATGCTAATGCAACAAAAAAGCACTAGTTTGTCAGATTAGAAGGATTAATGGAGCTTCTTTGTGAATGGCTCAATTATTCCAACATTAGCGCTCTATTATCTTTACACGCTGTGCATGATATGGATTCTTTTATATTCCCTGGAGGAGAGATGCATCTTAGTTTTAATGACCATTTCACAAATTTTTTCTGAAAGATGTTTCAGTTCAGTTTAGATTAATTTCATGACCCCAAAAGGGTTTTAGAAACGTGGATCCTAGTCACTGATTGTTATACCTACCATAAAGAGTATTCTTTCTGTTTTACTTTTCTAATATGCTGTTACAAGTCTGTGAAGGCTGATCATTTTTCATGTATGTTGATTATGTACATGCTTTATGCTTTCTACATTAGTAACTGGTAAACACTTCTATGTCAATAAACTGCTGAAACACATGAGCTGGTGTCCACTGTGTTCATTAGTCTGAAAGACATTTTATGATCGGATTAGTTTTAGGAATGACACATTTATCCACTTTTTCACTTATGGTAGATGGTGTCATAGGACAGTAGGTCAGCTTTTAGAAACTGACCTACTGAGAGGCACTTATGGACATGTGGCTGACATTGGCTATCATGCATCATATGGATCTCATGTCCCTTCACATAAGagtcaaaaatatataaatattattttttcagCTGCTGTGTAATTGACCTGTTTTGACTAACTTTGTCTTCTCAAACTTTTCATCCAGATTAATAATGAGAAAAGGACCAGTTTACACACCTGGATTAGTTGTAAGACTCGTGGAAACTGGGCGTTTAAGATTATAACGTGACCAACAATGTAATCTCGGCTCAACAGCAGGGAAATGTATggaataaagtgtttttaaaaaaaaggttgtttttAACTATTTGAACGTCAAGGGATTTGGAAACTCACAACATTTgtgcattattattttatatttgttcccTGTATGAACATTTCAGGGACTCTTTGTTTCCAGGAAATGAAGGATTTGGCAGCTTTTTGCTCCTTCGTGCTTAAATAGTTCACAGAACCAAAGTTCACGGTGGGGGTAGTAGAGGGTTTGGGCATGTGTTGAAATGCCACAAGGTGTGGCGTGCGCAGAAAGCCAGTTATCTGGCATTCACACTCGGGGAAACCCCCACCAATTATATATGTTCATTTTTTGCAAAGAGACAGTCAAATATTTCTACTAAGCCACCACCAGCTTGAGATTCAGACGTGTTGAAAACCAGTCTGATGAGACGCATCAAGCCCTTTCTGCATCGCTGGACTGGGCTGCATTTTGATTTTGGCCACGAAACAAAGCGCGAGCAGCAGATACTCCACAGGGAGTGGGCACAATCGAATCTCATGCTTATTAGCCAATGCCCTGCTGCCGAGGGCAACAATGGAGCAGGAGTGACCAAGCACTCTGGGGAGGAAGTTGACCGAGGAAGAGCAAAAAGAGTGTCTTCATTGGCTCAATAAATAAGTGCAACAAGTCTTGTGGCCTTGCTCTCAATAACACAAactatattcagtttatttaaattccgtttatttgtatagcccattctcacaaattccaaatttgtctcagagtgctttacaatctgtacacatagatatccctgccccaaaacctcacatcggatcaggaaaaactcccaaataacccttcagggggaaaaaagggacgaaaccttcaggagagcaacagaggaggatccctctccaggatggacaggcgcaatagatgtaatgtgtacagaaggacagatttagagttaaaatacattcaatgaatatgacagtgtatgaatagttagtagtaggcatattccacgatggagacctccacgatccatcaggcagatggaggtagagaggggtgGGCAGAGCGTCAACAGGGTcttggcatagttggtagtaggcaaactacacgatccagacctccgtgatccatcaggcagatggatgtagcggaggagtgggcagggcatcagcagcgccatggcatcagacccagccgggtccgatggaccctatgaaacgtgaagtcacaaggactccggagagaaagcagagttaataatgtgcaatagagagataaaatctataaataagtatagagaaagaagaagatacaggtgctcagtgtatcctaaaacgtcccccagcagcttataAGCCTAGCAaaatatcaaggggctggaccaggtgaacctgattcagccctaactataagctctgtcaaagaggaaagtcttaagtctcctcttaaatgaggtgactgtgtctgcctcccggactgaaggtggaagctggttccataaaagaggagcttgataactaaaggctctggctcccatcctacgtTTTAAGACACTagaaactacaagtagtcccgcatttagtgagcgcagctctctagtggggcaatatggtactacaagctccttaagatatgatggtgcatcaccattcaaggttaagagaataatttaaaaagtgattcttgttattacagggagccagtgcagagcagctagtgcaggagtgatgtgatctcttttcttagttttagtgagaacacgagctgcagcattctggatcaactggagggacctaagagacttattagagcagcctgataataaggagttgcagtaatccagtctagaagtaacgaacgcatgaaccaatttttctgcatctttttgagacgagatgtgcctgatttttgaaatattccgtcaatgaaagaatgcagtccttgagatttgcttcacgtgggagttaaaggacaagtcccgatcaaagataacgccgagattctttacagtggtgttggatgccagggcaatgccatctacagaaaccacatcaccagataattgatctctgaggtgctcagggccgagtaaaataacttcagttttgtctgagtttaacatcaagaagttccaggtcatgttgataatgattgccttagtgctgcattcatctcattgttggactcgattggcttctgccagagagtacagaaacccactcacagctttggccacacgcttgatcttgttcttacatatGGCGTTACATTTTGGATGATTGTATATCATGGTAACTTTAATAACTGCACGCTATGAAGCATTAGTTAAGTATGAGTATACACTTAATTTATCATTTATAAACCATTGTTTCACACTTCATAAATGATACATTCACCATTTTTAAATTAAGTATTATATAATGCTTCATAGCGTGCAGTTAAACTGTTCTCGTTTATTTTAGTTTGTCTCTAATATTTAGTCATGTTCGAGGCCGCAGTGGCCTAGAGAAgtctctctagctctctagCTCGGTAACACTTAATAATAAGTGCACGCTATGAAGCATTATATAATACTTAATTTTCAAATGGAAGTCAATTTGTATTAAAGTACTAGATTTATTCTAAATTAGCTTGAAGAAAAATCTACATCCTCAAAACATCGGAATAAGAAGACACTTTAGCAAGAATCTATTTCCTGGAGAGCACTGCTGTAAGAAACAACCAATCGGACAGCTTCAAAATATTAAAGGTTTCAATAAAAGTTGAGCTTTGCATAGATGACTATTTATAAACCAAATTGATTTAGTTCACTTTTGTATTAGTTTTGGATCAATCCAAAATCTCTTGTGAGTTGGGTCACTCATTACAGTAAGTATACACTTTTATACTTGTTTATCCACAGGGACATGATATATTGGTCCAGTGGTAAAAACAAATGCAAATTGTTATTCAGAGAAAAAATTACATCTTTTCACAGTTTTGTTTCAGCCAGTGATGACTACAAACTGGGCTGACCCAAGCGCTTACATTGGGAATGAGAAGTggatagtggtggtggtgggaacCAATGGCTCAGAAAATATCATTGGCTCTGTACAGGGACATGAAATATCAAAGCTGATTCATAGCTGACCCCCAGTGTGGTGCAGTTATATGTTGCAGTGGATTATGAAAAAGTTAAATATAAGAATAAAATAGTTTTATGGCATGTTATCTTTAGGACTCTTATATGGCATACTAGGGTATTGTTGAATACACCTTTATgtcataatatatttaaaaatatttaattatttattataatcttTATGAAATACTAAATCATTTGTATTACATATGTATGTACTATATTTTAATAACTCTTTTATGGCATACAATACAATGAGGGGCAACTGTGGCTCAATGGTGAGCAGGGCCTCACTAGTCCATGTgcacgtgtccttgagcaagacacttaaccccaaaggTCTCCCATAGCTGTTCtttggtgtgtgaatgttagttactcctgatgtgcaggtggaaccttagcttctcccatcagtgtgtgaaggggtgaatgatgtcatgtgttaaaacgctttgagtggtcggaacaCTAGAAAAGAtctatacaagtacaggtccatttaccatggtattttttattatactttGGCTTacatagtttttcttttttacaacttGTTATTGACATGTCTATACTATGGCATTTGTATTTACATACGATattg
The nucleotide sequence above comes from Pseudoliparis swirei isolate HS2019 ecotype Mariana Trench chromosome 24, NWPU_hadal_v1, whole genome shotgun sequence. Encoded proteins:
- the dctd gene encoding deoxycytidylate deaminase: MEEVQQPTPDSGTRKREDYLEWPEYFMAVAFLSAQRSKDPSSQVGACIVNQENKIVGIGYNGMPNGCDDDQLPWSRSADNRLDTKYPYVCHAEMNAIMNKNSADVKGCTMYVALFPCNECAKLIIQAGIKDVVYHSDKYHRSLETEASRRLLTMARIEFRQFKPKRTEIVIDFNSINNPGMLNSATK